From a region of the Erinaceus europaeus chromosome 14, mEriEur2.1, whole genome shotgun sequence genome:
- the DYNLT2B gene encoding dynein light chain Tctex-type protein 2B isoform X2, whose product MTSSGSTPLAGGASFSTGETPLEAERSAGEAENSYVLRPVFQQRFRPSVVKECIHAVLREELAAAEYSPDDTPQLTKHLSEAIKDKLKEMGFDRYKMVVQVVIGEQKGEGVFMAARCFWDADADNCTHDVFMNDSLFCVAAAFGCFYY is encoded by the exons ATGACGTCGTCGGGCAGCACGCCGCTCGCCGGGGGCGCGTCCTTCAGCACCGGGGAGACGCCGCTGGAGGCCGAGCGGAGCGCGGGGGAGGCGGAGAACAGCTACGTCCTGCGGCCCGTCTTCCAGCAGAG GTTCCGGCCGTCGGTGGTGAAGGAGTGCATCCACGCGGTGCTGCGGGAGGAGCTGGCCGCCGCCGAGTACTCCCCGGACGACACGCCGCAGCTCACGAAGCACCTGTCGGAGGCCATCAAGGACAAGCTGAAAG AAATGGGATTTGACCGATATAAAATGGTGGTGCAAGTAGTGATCGGTGAACAAAAAGGTGAAGGAGTGTT CATGGCTGCCCGCTGCTTCTGGGATGCTGACGCTGACAACTGTACCCACGATGTCTTCATGAAT GACAGTCTATTCTGTGTTGCTGCGGCATTTGGCTGTTTCTACTACTGA
- the DYNLT2B gene encoding dynein light chain Tctex-type protein 2B isoform X1, which translates to MTSSGSTPLAGGASFSTGETPLEAERSAGEAENSYVLRPVFQQRFRPSVVKECIHAVLREELAAAEYSPDDTPQLTKHLSEAIKDKLKEMGFDRYKMVVQVVIGEQKAWLPAASGMLTLTTVPTMSS; encoded by the exons ATGACGTCGTCGGGCAGCACGCCGCTCGCCGGGGGCGCGTCCTTCAGCACCGGGGAGACGCCGCTGGAGGCCGAGCGGAGCGCGGGGGAGGCGGAGAACAGCTACGTCCTGCGGCCCGTCTTCCAGCAGAG GTTCCGGCCGTCGGTGGTGAAGGAGTGCATCCACGCGGTGCTGCGGGAGGAGCTGGCCGCCGCCGAGTACTCCCCGGACGACACGCCGCAGCTCACGAAGCACCTGTCGGAGGCCATCAAGGACAAGCTGAAAG AAATGGGATTTGACCGATATAAAATGGTGGTGCAAGTAGTGATCGGTGAACAAAAAG CATGGCTGCCCGCTGCTTCTGGGATGCTGACGCTGACAACTGTACCCACGATGTCTTCATGA